One region of Panulirus ornatus isolate Po-2019 chromosome 42, ASM3632096v1, whole genome shotgun sequence genomic DNA includes:
- the LOC139762022 gene encoding mitogen-activated protein kinase kinase kinase 12-like, with amino-acid sequence MTQIDRKALELLVSESLATLGEGGNGTAYLVKWHDELAVLKVSHFSEDERLMRESQYMVLLEGAGGVPMLLAYSEEPPAILMTYCGQYTLQDIIKGKGPDGYDLLQLGLMVGQRLLEMHRKGLIHNDLKANNVVVSGDPQSPRVNIIDLGLACFEDMTNELESDPEDYPWMAPEVKRGQPSTRKSDVFSYAVLLIRILQIVYKRRRLRVVSTIREATRYDPEARPKLEVVLKHLQYAFERRRAAIMAREVRSQNVHRRIQPLQVQQLPPTDTNTLVTDFIATHPDITVRYVHRPLTQH; translated from the coding sequence atgactcagATCGACCGAAAAGCATTGGAATTGCTCGTTTCCGAAAGCCTGGCCACCTTGGGCGAAGGGGGGAACGGGACTGCCTACCTCGTCAAGTGGCATGACGAACTGGCCGTTCTGAAGGTGTCTCACTTTTCTGAGGATGAGCGTCTCATGCGAGAGAGCCAATACATGGTTTTgctggaaggagctggaggagtcccAATGTTGTTGGCTTATTCCGAGGAACCACCAGCCATCTTGATGACCTACTGCGGCCAATACACTCTCCAGGATATCATTAAAGGCAAAGGACCAGATGGCTACGATCTCCTGCAACTGGGACTGATGGTTGGACAAAGGCTTCTTGAAATGCACCGCAAAGGACTCATCCACAATGACCTAAAGGCTAACAATGTGGTCGTGAGCGGCGATCCGCAGTCACCCAGAGTGAACATCATCGATCTGGGACTTGCATGTTTCGAGGACATGACTAATGAACTCGAGAGCGATCCTGAGGATTACCCATGGATGGCTCCTGAGGTGAAGCGCGGCCAACCTAGCACAAGAAAGTCTGATGTGTTCTCATATGCCGTCCTCCTTATTAGAATACTTCAAATAGTTTATAAGAGACGCCGCTTACGCGTGGTATCTACAATTAGAgaggccacaagatatgatcctgaagcacgacccaaactggaggtagttctgaaacacttgcagtacgccttcgagaggcgtcgggcagccatcatggcacgggaggtcagatcccagaatgtgcatcgcaggatacaacccctgcaagtccaacagctgcctccaactgacacaaacacactggttacggattttatagcgacgcaccccgacattactgttcgttatgtgcaccggccattgactcagcattga